One genomic segment of Impatiens glandulifera chromosome 6, dImpGla2.1, whole genome shotgun sequence includes these proteins:
- the LOC124942966 gene encoding F-box protein CPR1-like has translation MTLIMELWHMNYDCGIMLYGSCDVLLCMSDADNFFICNPSTRKSKKLTYESVDLPDINNIFYDCIYRFGYDNTNDDYKIVTLVFCQKEIRGDIDEYEVKVYSLKSNSWHRPEKCSQYPNMGSFGDSIASGALHWISYVKSDTEKKRLIVVFHLGTEKYREQLAL, from the exons ATGACTTTAATTATGGAATTGTGGCATATGAATTATGATTGTGGAATTATGTTGTACGGGTCTTGTGATGTCTTACTCTGCATGTCAGATGCTGACAATTTCTTTATTTGCAACCCATCAACTAGAAAGtctaaaaaattaacttacgaATCGGTTGATTTACCagatataaataacattttctaCGACTGTATTTATCGATTTGGTTACGATAACACCAACGATGATTACAAGATTGTGACACTTGTGTTTTGTCAAAAAGAAATTAGAGGAGACATCGACGAATATGAGGTGAAGGTTTATAGTTTGAAATCAAATTCGTGGCATAGGCCAGAGAAGTGTTCTCAATATCCGAATATGGGGAGCTTTGGAGATTCAATAGCTAGTGGAGCTCTACACTGGATCTCATATGTGAAATCGGATACAGAAAAGAAAAGATTGATTGTTGTCTTTCATCTTGGAACAGAGAAATATAGA GAACAATTGGCACTATAA
- the LOC124942968 gene encoding F-box protein CPR1-like gives MSLLPDDILSDIFSRLPVKNLLRFRCVSKSWLALISSPDFVKLHLSRSVQTKNNLHIFMWKDNLYRMDFDLDEGVLQPAVVNNLPLSSCPVMALIMELCHGNYDYGIMLYGSCDGLLCMSDANSIDDIFICNPSTRKSRKLPYASVDLPDIYNIFYDCIYHFGYDNTNDDYKVVRLALRKKTFKGDIEEYEVKVYSLKTNLWHRSEKFSHGPKMGSFGDSIAGGALHWISYVKSDTEKKGLIVAFDLGTEKYRVIPQPKYDGPHFFLYLDNLGGLLSLSCHYESSVVDVFLLKGYGGENEHWSKLITISPPNPFVFFHTVKPITYSKCDKKVLLNINSALFGIV, from the coding sequence ATGTCGCTGTTGCCGGATGATATTTTATCTGACATTTTTTCTCGGTTGCCTGTTAAGAATTTACTCCGTTTTAGGTGCGTATCTAAATCCTGGCTTGCCCTAATCAGTAGCCCTGATTTCGTTAAATTGCATCTGAGCCGATCAGTTCAAACCAAGAACAACCTCCATATTTTTATGTGGAAAGACAATCTTTATCGGATGGATTTTGATCTCGACGAAGGCGTTCTTCAACCAGCGGTGGTCAATAACCTTCCTTTGAGTAGTTGTCCTGTGATGGCTTTGATTATGGAATTGTGCCATGGGAATTATGATTATGGAATTATGTTGTACGGGTCTTGTGATGGCTTACTCTGCATGTCAGATGCCAATTCCATTGACGATATCTTTATATGCAATCCATCAACTAGAAAGTCTAGAAAATTGCCTTATGCATCGGTTGATTTACCagatatatataacattttctaCGACTGTATTTATCATTTTGGTTACGATAACACCAACGATGATTACAAGGTTGTGAGACTTGCACTTcgtaaaaaaacttttaaaggAGACATCGAGGAATATGAGGTGAAGGTTTAtagtttgaaaacaaatttgtgGCATAGGTCAGAGAAGTTTTCTCACGGTCCGAAGATGGGGAGCTTTGGAGATTCAATAGCTGGTGGAGCTCTACACTGGATCTCATATGTGAAATCGGATACAGAAAAGAAAGGATTGATCGTTGCCTTTGATCTTGGGACAGAGAAATATAGAGTAATTCCACAACCAAAATACGATGGTCctcatttctttttatatttggaTAATTTAGGTGGACTCCTTTCGTTAAGTTGTCATTACGAGTCATCGGTTGTGGATGTATTTTTGCTGAAGGGATATGGTGGGGAAAATGAACATTGGTCTAAATTGATTACAATATCACCACCAAATCCTTTTGTATTTTTTCACACTGTGAAACCTATTACTTATTCAAAGTGTGATAAGAAAGTACTCTTGAACATTAATTCAGCCTTATTTGGTATAGTTTAG
- the LOC124942969 gene encoding F-box protein CPR1-like, producing the protein MSPFPDEILANILFRLPVKCLLRSRCVSKSWLALISSSYFVKLHLNRSVQTKSNLGLLLWKGNSYRVNNDSLDNGVLQPIEVDNHPLRCYKNYGTLWGSCDGLFCMSNDIGNVILWNSSTKKYINLPSTPIKITICGSEKKAFRNTLLERVYRFGYDNINGDYKVVSVVIAKDARGGDACFEEMLGSLKSNSWRKSENCLHCPDLISTGDSIAGGAMPLILGQRNID; encoded by the coding sequence ATGTCGCCGTTTCCGGATGAGATTCTAGCAAACATTCTTTTCCGATTGCCTGTTAAGTGTCTTCTCCGTTCAAGGTGTGTATCTAAATCCTGGCTTGCCCTAATCAGTAGTTCCTATTTTGTTAAATTGCATCTGAACCGATCAGTCCAAACCAAGAGCAACCTCGGCCTCCTCCTGTGGAAAGGCAATTCCTATAGGGTGAACAATGATTCCCTCGACAACGGCGTTCTTCAACCTATAGAGGTTGATAACCATCCCTTGAGGTGTTATAAGAATTATGGGACCCTTTGGGGATCCTGTGATGGCTTGTTCTGCATGTCGAATGACATTGGAAATGTCATTTTATGGAATTCATCAACCAAAAAGTATATAAACTTGCCTTCCACACCAATTAAGATTACCATTTGTGGTAGTGAGAAGAAAGCCTTTAGAAATACTTTACTAGAGCGAGTTTATCGATTTGGTTATGATAACATCAATGGCGATTATAAGGTAGTCTCAGTGGTGATTGCAAAAGATGCTAGAGGAGGAGACGCCTGTTTTGAGGAGATGCTAGGTAGTTTGAAATCTAATTCCTGGCGTAAGTCAGAGAATTGTCTTCACTGTCCGGACTTGATAAGTACCGGAGATTCAATAGCAGGGGGAGCTATGCCTCTGATTTTAGGACAGAGAAATATAGATTAA